The genomic interval TAGCGCCCCGTGTGCAGCTCGATCACGGTCGCGCCCGTGCGCGCCGCGGCCTCGATCTGCGCGGCGTCGGCATCGATGAAGAGCGAGACGCGGATGCCCTCGCCTTTCAGCTGCTTCACGGCCGCTTCCACCTCCTTGAAGTAACGGATGACGTCCAGCCCGCCTTCAGTGGTCACTTCCTCGCGCCGCTCGGGCACCAGGCAGACGTCCTGCGGCCTTACCTGGCAGGCGAAATCGATCATCTCCTGCGTCACCGCCGCTTCCAGGTTCATGCGCGTGGCCAGTTGCGGGCGGATCGCCAGCACGTCGGCATCCTTGATGTGGCGCCGGTCCTCGCGCAGGTGCAGCGTGATCAGGTCGGCGCCGGCCTGCTCGGCCAGCAAGGCCGCGCGCAGCGGGTCGGGATAAACAGTGCCACGCGCGTTGCGCACGGTGGCGATGTGGTCGATGTTCACGCCCAGGTCGATGACGGGGCCGACAGGTTGCAGGAAGCTCATGGTTTTTAGAAGTTTATAACTGCATCAGGTCGATCAAAATCTGGCGCGTATTGAGCGGCACGCCGCCCAGGTGATGCGCCAGCAGGAAGCGCATCAGCTGCTTGCTCTGGCTCTGCGTTGCCGGGTCGCCGTAATCCTCGCGCTCCATGTCCAGCAGGGTCTTGCCGGACACCACGGGCCAGACATCGGACACGCGCGCCTCGCGCGCACCGCGTTCCGGATCGACCACGTAGTCGCTCGTGGCCTGCACCACCTCACGCGTCGTCGTCGAGCGTCCCAGGTCGGCGGCCACGCCCGTTTCCTTAAGTAAGGCCCTTTCGAACTTTCGCAAGGCAATTTGCGCCGGTTCGTCGTGGGCCAGCTCGTTCAAGGTCGAAATATAGTGATCGAACAGGGCGCGGTGCGGGTCGTCGCGTGCCAGCAATTTCACCAGCAGCTCGTTCAGGTAGAAACCGCACAGGAGCGCCGTACGTTCCAGCGGCAGCATGCCACCCACCCATTCGGCATCGATCAGGGTGCGCAGTTCTGACTTCCCGCTCCACGACACGGCCAGCGGCTGGAAGGTCTGCAGCACGCCGCGCAACTTCGACAGCGGCCGCTTGGCGCCCTTGGCGACGACCGCGATGCGCCCATGGTCGCGCGTAAACAGGTCGACGATGAGGCTGGTTTCCTTGTAGGGATAGCTGTGCAGCACGAACGCCGGCTGGCCGTTGACGCGGGTATCGCGCACGGGGGTGCGGCTGCGGCGCGCGCAGCCGCCACCGGCGCCTGCGGGGGCACCGGTGCGGGGACTGGCAGGGGCGCACTGCCCCCGTTGTCGGTATCGAGGTCGGTATCGGGGGGCGTCATGCGTGGGGGTGGTCCTCCGGCTGCGGCTTACTCGTAGCCGTAGGCGCGCAGGCCCGCTTCGTTGTCGGCCCAGCCAGACTTGACCTTCACCCAGATCTCCAGGTACACCGGTCCGCCAAAGAGCTTTTCCATGTCCAGGCGCGACTGCGTCGAGATCTCTTTCAGGCGCGCTCCCTTGTTACCGATAATCATCGATTTATGGGTGTCGCGCTCGACCAGGATGGCGGCAAAAATGCGCCGCAGGTTGCCTTCTTGCAGGAACTGCTCGATGAGGACAGTGCTGGTGTAGGGCAGTTCGTCGCCCAGCAGGCGGAACACTTTCTCGCGCACGATTTCCGCTGCGAGGAACTTCTCGCTGCGGTCGGTGATGTCGTCCGGGCCGAAGACAGGCGGGTTTTCCGGCAGGTGGTTGCGGATCTCGCGCTCGAGCGAGTCGATCTGGAAGCGCAACTTGGCCGAGACCGGCACGATGGCCGTGAAGTCGCGCAAAGCGGCCACTCTCTGGGCGAAGGGCATCAGGGTCGCCTTGTCCTTCATGTGGTCCGACTTGTTGATGACCAGGATCACCGGCACGTTTTTCGGCAGCAGGTC from Massilia sp. Se16.2.3 carries:
- a CDS encoding pyridoxine 5'-phosphate synthase, yielding MSFLQPVGPVIDLGVNIDHIATVRNARGTVYPDPLRAALLAEQAGADLITLHLREDRRHIKDADVLAIRPQLATRMNLEAAVTQEMIDFACQVRPQDVCLVPERREEVTTEGGLDVIRYFKEVEAAVKQLKGEGIRVSLFIDADAAQIEAAARTGATVIELHTGRYAEAEGTEAAAELERIKVGVAAGVKHGLVVNAGHGLHYTNVQPVAAIRDIAELNIGHAIVAHALFAGWENAVREMKAIMVAARLGVSLGTQ
- the recO gene encoding DNA repair protein RecO; its protein translation is MGEGQVWLGRQRSGPARLRLRVSRSRRTTPTHDAPRYRPRYRQRGQCAPASPRTGAPAGAGGGCARRSRTPVRDTRVNGQPAFVLHSYPYKETSLIVDLFTRDHGRIAVVAKGAKRPLSKLRGVLQTFQPLAVSWSGKSELRTLIDAEWVGGMLPLERTALLCGFYLNELLVKLLARDDPHRALFDHYISTLNELAHDEPAQIALRKFERALLKETGVAADLGRSTTTREVVQATSDYVVDPERGAREARVSDVWPVVSGKTLLDMEREDYGDPATQSQSKQLMRFLLAHHLGGVPLNTRQILIDLMQL
- the era gene encoding GTPase Era; the protein is MNTRSDTQPADTGPAEKHPAAEATEAAAEQHAAAHQPGKHDESDTESDDAGEAVEDAAGADLNAFFSERGTAGAATAGFRCGYIAIVGRPNVGKSTLMNQLIGAKVSITSRKAQTTRHRITGIQTVDDAQFIYVDTPGFQTRHANALNKTLNKTVSNTLTASDVVLFVIEAGTFGPADQQVLDLLPKNVPVILVINKSDHMKDKATLMPFAQRVAALRDFTAIVPVSAKLRFQIDSLEREIRNHLPENPPVFGPDDITDRSEKFLAAEIVREKVFRLLGDELPYTSTVLIEQFLQEGNLRRIFAAILVERDTHKSMIIGNKGARLKEISTQSRLDMEKLFGGPVYLEIWVKVKSGWADNEAGLRAYGYE